The Nocardioides ginsengisegetis region GCCGACCCAGCGCCACGGGTGGGAGGCCGCGCCGCGTAGGGCGACCGCCTGCGCGGACCCCAGCACGGGGCCCATCACCAGTCCCAGACCCGCGGCGCCGAGCAGCACCAGCGGCAGCGGCGGGGAGCTCCCGCCACCATCCCCCGTGTCCCCCGACAGGACGGCGGGCGCCGAGGCACCCGCCCATCCCAGGCCGGCGACCAGCACGGTCGCGAGCACGTAGCGTCCCCTCTGCAGCGAGGACAGCCAGCGCCCCAGGCCCCATGCCTGCGCCGACCCCAGGGCCACTCCTTCGACCAGCCCACCGAGCACCACGACACCCAGCGCCAGCCAGTCGCTGCCGAGCCCACCGGCTCGCGACGCGCCGGCCGCCGCCGTCATCCCGACGGCCTCGGCGGACGCGCAGAGCGCCACCCACACCGGGAGCGTGGGCGCCGACGTCGGGGCCTCGGCCCGGCGCAGGTCGGCGGGGTGCACGGTGTGCATGGCCCCCACTTCACCCGCCCGACCCGGCGTCGGGCAGGGCCGAAGGTCCCGAGGTCGGCCCCGCGTCCGGGGTCAGCCGAAGAGCTCGACGCCGTTGTGCCAGCAGACCGCGCGCAGCCAGTCCTCCCCCAGACCGAGCCGCTCCAGACCCTCCAACTGGTGGGCGTAGGGATAGGGGATGGTCGGGAAGTCCGAGCCGAGCAGCACCTTGGGCTGGAGGTCGACCAGCCGCGGCACCAGCTCGGACGGGTACGGCGCCTCCTGGTCGAAGAAGTCGGTGAAGATCATCGTCGTGTCGAGCCGCACACGCTCGTGGCGCTCGGCGAGGTCGAGGAACTCGGCGTACTCCGGCGCCCCCATGTGCGCGACCACGACCGCGAGCCGCGGGAACCGCTCGAGCACCCGGGCCAGGGCGCCCGGGCCGGTGAACTCGTTGCCGACCGGGCCGGAGCCGGCGTGCGTGACGATCGGGGTGCCGGCGTCCTCGAGGATCCCCCAGACCTTGTCCAGCTCGGGGTCGTCGAGGTGGAACTCCCCCACCTGCACGTGCACCTTGAACACCTCGACGCCCGCCTCGATGCCGGCAGCGACGTAGGACGGCGCCTCCGGCTCGGGGTAGAACGTCGCCGACCACAGCGACTCGGGGACGTCGGCGGCGAAGCCGGCCGCCCAGTCGTTGAGGTAGGTCGCAACCCCAGGTCGGTGGGCGTAGGGCAGAGCCGAGAAGCGGCGTACGCCGAAGGAGCGGAGCTGCTCGACCCGCTCCTCGTGGCTGCCGCGGTAGCGGATCGGCCAGTCGCGCCCGATCTTCGGGCCGGCCTGGTCGAACTGCGCCC contains the following coding sequences:
- a CDS encoding amidohydrolase family protein, whose translation is MTDSGPVRAFWQDLGLPGLFDVHVHFLPPNIQAKVWAQFDQAGPKIGRDWPIRYRGSHEERVEQLRSFGVRRFSALPYAHRPGVATYLNDWAAGFAADVPESLWSATFYPEPEAPSYVAAGIEAGVEVFKVHVQVGEFHLDDPELDKVWGILEDAGTPIVTHAGSGPVGNEFTGPGALARVLERFPRLAVVVAHMGAPEYAEFLDLAERHERVRLDTTMIFTDFFDQEAPYPSELVPRLVDLQPKVLLGSDFPTIPYPYAHQLEGLERLGLGEDWLRAVCWHNGVELFG